CACATAAACCTAAAGCATTACAATGATAAGATTGTAATATTGATACAATATTTTTATTAATTATCCCTGCATAAGTCATTACAACTATATCTAAAGTTTCTTTATCTGTTATTCTTCTACCTTGTATCATTTTTGGTGAAATCCCCATTTTTTCTGAAATAAAATCAGCTTTTTTTCCTCCTCCATGAATCAATACTTTATATCCTTTTAGTTTACAAAAAGCTTCCAAAGAATCATAAAGAGATTGAGCACTATTAATTAAATGACCTCCAATTTTTACAATACTGATTTTCATTATAAAGACTGTAACATTTTTAAAAAAATTATTTGTGAAGCGTAGATTCTATTTTTTGCTTGTTGAAATATAATGGAATTTTGACTATCTAAAACGGAATCTTCCACTACTATATTTCTTCTTACAGGTAAACAGTGCATAAATTTAGCTTTATTAGTTAGTTTCATTTTATTTTCAGTAATCATCCAATCGGAATTTTTACAAAGAATTTTACCATAATCTAAATAACTACTCCAATTTTTTGCATAAATAAAATCTGCATTTATAAATGCTTCATTTTGATCATGTGTCGTATAAGCTCCATCAGAAAATTTCTTATATAGATTATATCTTTCTGGACACACAATCGTGAAATCTATCTGTTCTATTTTTGATATCCATTGAGCAAAAGAATTTGCTACAGAGTGAGGAAGTGATTTTACATGAGGAGCCCAACTTAATACTACTTTACATTTTTTTTTAAAAAAATATGTATATTCTGCAATAGTTATAACATCTGCTAAAGATTGTAAAGGATGTAATGTGGCACTTTCCATATTAACAACTGGAACTTTTGAATATTCTAATATTTTATTAAAAATAATTTCTTTATAATCATAATTACGATCTAAAAGATTCGGAAAAGTTCTTACTGCAAGAATATCACAATACATACTCATTACGGAGATAGCCTCTTTTATATGTTCTTGTGTAAAATTCATTACACTTCCATCATTCATTTCAATACTCCAAGAATCCTTATGAACATCTAATATCCAAGTATTACATCCTAAATTAAAAGCCGCTTTTTGACAACTAATTCTTGTACGTAAACTCGGATTAAAAAAAACCAATCCTATTGTTTTATTTTTTCCAAAACATTGAAAATCATATGGATTTTTTTTCAAAAGTAAAGCCTCTTGGATGAGATCATATACATTGATCACATCTTCCACACTAAAAAATTTTTTCATAAACTTATTTATATTCAATATTCATTCCAAGCTTTTATAAATAATTGATCCATAGATAAATTACAAAAAGCTTTTATAAATGCTTTTGCTAAACGTGCATTAGTGAGTAGAGGGATATTAAAATCTACAGCATAACGTCTGATAGTATAATCATTATTCAATTCTGATTTACTTAGGTTTTTTGGAATATTAATAATAAGATCCAATTTTCTATTTTTTATTAACTCAATAACATTTGAATATTTTTTAACATTAGGCCAATAAACTTTAATTGAAGGAATTCCATTATGAGATAAAAAACTATTGGTTCCTTCTGTAGCAAATAATATATATCCTTTTTTATGCAAAAGTTTTACAACTTCTAAAAGTTCTAACTTAGATTCAATAGGGCCTCCAGATATCAATATATTTTTTTTTGGTACAGTGTATCCTACGGAAAGCATAGATTTTAAAAGAGCTTCATCTAAAGAGTTTCCTAAACATCCTACTTCTCCTGTAGAAGCCATATCTACACCTAAAATAGGGTCAGCATTTTGCAAACGTGAAAAGGAAAATTGAGAAGCTTTTACTCCCAAAAAATTTGTAATAAAAAAATTAGGATCTATTTTATCTTTCTTTTTTCCAAGTATCACTTGAGTCGCCAACTCAATCATATTAAAATGAGACACTTTTGATACAAAAGGAAAGCTTCTGGAAGCTCTTAAATTGCATTCAATTACTTTTAATTCATTATCTTTAGATAAAAATTGTATGTTGAAAGGACCAGATATATTAAAATATCTGGATATTTTTTCAGATATACGAATAATTTCTTTTAATGTAGATAAATATAGATTATGTGGAGGATATACCAGTGTTGCATCTCCTGAATGCACTCCTGCAAATTCAACATGTTCTGATATAGCATAATACAATATTTTTCCATTTTGAGAAACAGCATCTAATTCAATTTCTTTAGCATTTTTAATAAATTCTGTAATAATTAGTGGATATTTGGAAGAGATAATTTTTTTTTCATGGAGATAATACTGGAGTTCTTCTTGGTTAGAAATAATATTCATATTTTCTCCAGAAAGAACATAAGAAGGTCTAACCAATATAGGAAAATCAACTTCTTCTATAAATTGATGGATTGCATCAAAATCGGACAATTCTTTCCATTTAGGTTGTCTGATCTTTAAATAATCCATAGCATTAGAGAATTTATATCTATTTTCCACTTTATCTATAGAAACAGGAGAAGTTCCTAAAATTTTTACCTTTTGATCATAAAGTTTTAAAACTAAATTATTAGGAATTTGTCCTCCCATGGATACAATTGTTCCTTTAGGTTTTTCTAGTTCAATAATATCTAATACACGTTCTAAAGTAAGCTCTTCAAAATATAATCTATCACATACATCAAAATCAGTACTGACAGTTTCTGGATTATAATTTATCATTATAGATCTATAAGATTCTTTGTGAATCGTATTTAATGCATTAACACAACACCAATCGAATTCTACACTACTTCCAATTCTATAAACACCAGATCCCAATGTGATAACAGATTTTTCATCTTCTTCATAAATAATATCATGTTGAATAGCATGATATGTTAAATATAAATAATTTGTATATGTAGGATGTTCAGAAGCTGACGTATCAATTTGTCTTACATATGGAATTATATTTTTTTCTTTTCTATAATCTCTAATTTCTTGTTCTAAATTAGAAATATTATGATTCCGATTTTTTAATAAAATACTAGCTATTTGTATATCAGAGAAACCTTCTTTTTTTGCTTTCCGTAATAATTCTTCCGGAAGATCTATCAAATCATCAAAACGATCTATCTTTTTTTTCGTTTGAAAAATATTATCAAGTTGATATAAAAACCATGGATCAATTTTTGTCAAATGATGTATTTCTTGAATGGATAAACCTTCTTCTAAAGCTTCTTCTAAAAATAAAATTCTTTGATCCGTAGGTTTTTTTAGATATTCTTTCAATAACCGAGCAGATTTCAATTTTTTTTTGTTAAAAATATTAATGAATCCTTGCATTCCTATATCTAACATACGAATTCCTTTTTGCAAAGCTTCTTCAAAAGATCCTCCAATAGCCATAACTTCTCCTACACTTTTCATACTACTTCCAATTCTATTGGAAACACCATAAAATTTTTTTAGATCCCATCTAGGTATCTTACATACTACATAATCCAATGCAGGTTCAAAAAAAGCAGAAGTATTTTTAGTAACATAATTTTTTAATTCATGCAATCCATATCCTATGGATAATTTAGCAGATACAAAAGCTAAAGGGTAGCCTGTTGCTTTAGAAGCAAGAGCACTAGAACGAGAAAGACGCGCATTCATTTCAATAACACGATAATCTTCTGAACTAGGATCTAAAGCAAACTGAACGTTACATTCTCCTATTATATGAAAATCTCTAGCGAGATCTATCGCTAATTTTCTTAAATTATAATATTCAGAATTTGTTAAAGTTTGTGACGGAGCTACAACAATGCTTTCTCCTGTATGAATTCCTATCGGATCAAAATTTTCCATATTACAGACAGCTATACAATTATCATACTTATCTCTAACTATTTCATATTCAATCTCTTTCCATCCTTCTAAATATTCTTCTACAATAATTTGAGATGAATAAGAAAAAGCTTTATTTACTATTTTTTTCAAGTCGTTGACATTTTTAGCAAAACCACTTCCTAAACCTCCAAGGGTATAAGCTGATCTAATAATAATAGGAAACCCTATTTCTATAGAATAAGAAATTGCATCATTCATAGAATAAGCCACAAAACTTTTCGCTGTTTTTATATTAATATGAGATAACCTATTTCTAAATAGACTTCTATCTTCACTATGAATAATAGATTTAATAGAAGTCCCTAAAACTTGAACATTATATTCTTTTATAACACCTTCTTTAAAAAGCTGAATTCCACAATTCAAGGCAGTTTGACCTCCAAAAGACAATAAAATTCCTTGTGGTCTTTCTTTATCTATAACACGTTTAATGAAAAATAAAGTTAAAGGAAGAAAATAAACTTTATCAGCGACTTCTTTTGAAGTTTGAACTGTGGCAATATTTGGATTAATCAATATAGTATAAATTCCCTCCTCTTTAAGGGCTTTTAATGCTTGTGTTCCAGAATAATCAAATTCACCAGCTTCTCCTATTTTTAATGCACCTGATCCCAGGATGAGTACTTTATCTATTTTCATACTAATTTCGAAAGATTCTTTATTTTTTTTACTGAATCTATAAAAAAATCGAATAAAAATTCGGTATCTCTAGGTCCACTTGAAGCTTCTGGATGAAACTGTACCGAAAAAAAGGGTTTATTATTATGAATGATACCTTCGCAAGTATCATCATTTAAATTCTTAAAAAATATTTTCCATTCTTTATGAATATTTCTTACATCTAAAACATATCCATGGTTTTGTGATGTAATGAAACTTTTACCGGTTTTTAATGAAAAAACTGGTTGATTATGACTTCTATGCGCATATTTCAATTTATAAGTATTCCCTCCTGCCGCTATACCTAAAAGTTGATTTCCCAAACATATACCAAATATAGGTAGTTCTTTTTTCATAACTATACGAAGACAATCTATTGATTTTTTATAAATCTTAGGATTTCCAGGTCCATTAGAAAGAATCAATCCATCATATTCTTCTTTTGTAAAATCATAATTCCATGGAATTCTGATAACAGAACAATCTCTTCGTAATAAACAACGTAATATATTATTCTTTAATCCAAAATCCACAAGTAGTATTTTATATTTTCCATTTCCATATATAGTTTTTTTTTGTATTGACACTTTCTCAGAAAGATTATCCTGATTCGGATCATAAAAAGGAATATCTTCATTTTCCATTAAAATTTTACCTAACATAGATCCTCCATTTTTTCTAAGTTTTTTTGCAATAAATCTGGTATCTACACCATATAATCCAGGGATTCCATTTTCATACAACCAATTCGACAAGGTTTGATTCATATTCCAATGGTATGGACGATTAGAATAATAAGAAATAATAAGTCCGGATACTTGAATTCTATCAGATTCATAAAATTCAGAAATGGATTTTTCACTATAGATGGAAGATGGAACTCCATAATTTCCTATTATAGGATAAGTATAAGTTAATATTTGTCCTTTATAAGAAGGATCTGTTATACTTTCGATATAACCGGTCATAGATGTATTAAATACAACTTCTCCAGAAGAGGAAACTGGGGCTCCAAAATGATAAGCTTCATACCGAGTCCCATCTTTCAATACAAGTATCGCTTTTTTTATTTTTTTGTTATTTTCCATTTTTTTTATCTATCTCAATAGATATGCTAAGGCATTCTTTAATTTCTTTATAAATAATTTTATATGATTTTCATTGATATTTAATGGAGGAAGTAACCGTAAAACATATGGATTATTAGATATTCCAACAAATACTTTTTCTTTGTATATTAAAATATTTTTCAAATTATGAATGGGAAATTTAAATTTCAGTCCTATCATTAATCCTCTTCCTCTGACTTCTTTGATTTCAGGAATAACCCGTAATTTTTGAAACAATATTTTTCCCATTTTTTTTGCATTTTCAATTAAATTTTCTTTTTTGATAATTTTCAATACGGCAATACCAGCTGTACAAGCTAAATGATTCCCCCCAAAAGTTGTTCCTAACATTCCATAGTATGGTTTAAATTTAGGATGTATGAGCACTCCTCCTATAGGAAATCCATTTCCCATACCTTTAGCTACAGTAATTAAATCTGGTTTTATAGTATAAAATTGATGAGAAAAAAAAGTCCCCGTTCTTCCATACCCACTCTGAACTTCATCTATAATCAATACTATATTGTATTTTCTGCAAAAATTTTCTACTTTAGAAAAAAAATATAAACCGGGATCTATAATTCCAGATAAACCTTGTATTCCTTCAGTAATTACAGCACAAATATCTTTATTTTTTAATCTTTCTTCCAAAGAATCAACATCTTGATAATTCATAAATACGGTTTCATGTTGAGCATTAAAAGGAGATATAAATTTGTAGTTATCCGTTACCGATAGACTCCCACTTGTTCTTCCATGAAAAGACCCTCTAAAAGCAATAATTTTTTTTTTACCTGTATGAAAAGAAGCTATTTTCAATGCATTTTCATTAGATTCTGTACCGGAATTACATATAAATAATGAATAGTCTTCATATCCGGATATATTTCCAAGTAAATAAGCTAATTTATTTTTTTGGGAAATATAAACGCTATTAGAATAATAGGATATTTTATGAATTTGTTTTTTTAAAGCCTCTATATAACATGGATGCGAATGTCCAATAGAAATGACAGCATGTCCTCCATAAAAATCTAAATACATATTTCCTTTTACATCAAAAACATAAGATCCTTTACTCTTACTTAATTCTATATCTAGAATAGGATAAACGTCAAATAATTTCATTTTTAGAAACGAACGGATTTTAATTTTAAACCACAAGTTTCATCCAAATCAAACATAAGATTCATATTTTGTATGGCTTGACCAGAAGCACCTTTTATGAGGTTATCTATTATGCTTATAACAATCAGTTGATTTTCCTCTTTAAGAAGATGTAAAATACATTTATTGGTATTAATCACTTGTTTGATATCAATATTAATATCAGAAATTTTTACAAACGGATGATTTTTATAATATTCTTTATATATCTCTTGATTCTTTTCCAAAGAAAAAAAAGAATGAGTATATAAAGTTGTTATAATTCCCCTAGAAAAATTTCCTCTATAAGGTACAAAATAAATTTTAGAATAAAAATTTTTTTGTACCTTATGAATAGTTTGTTCAATCTCCTGCAAATGTTGATGTTGAAAAATTTTATAAACAGATATATTATTATTTCTCAAACTAAAATGATTAGTATCACTCAATTTTCTTCCAGATCCTGTAGAACCCGTTATTGCACTAATATGAATGTCTTTTTTCAATAATTGATTTTTAATTAATGGTAAAATACCTAAAAGAATCGCCGTCGCAAAACATCCGGGATTGGCTATATTATTAGATTTTTTTATTTTTTCTTTTTGAAGTTCTGGTAATCCATATATAAAATTTCTATTATTAAAAACGGATTTTATCTCCATTCTGAAATCTTGACTCAAATCAATCACTTTTATATTTTCTGATATATTATTCAATTCTTTTTTAGATTGGTCATGTCCAGAACAAAGAAATACAACATCTATTTTCTTGTTTAAATCACAAGAAAACTTTTTGTTTTTCATTTCTCCTAATAAATCTTGATGAACCAAATGAATTAACTTTCCTGGATGACTTTTACTAACTATATTTTGAATATCAATTTTTGGATGATGAATCATCAATCTAATTAATTCTCCAGCAGTATACCCAGTTCCTCCTATAATACCTATTTTAATCATTCTCTTTTTTATCTTTTTTATTTAAATTGTGATATATTTTCATTTGATTACTTAAAATTTTCGTGAACCCCTTCACATCTTCTGCTGTCCAAGCATAATTCATTTCTCCATATTGAGCCATATTAGAATTAGAAGATGTCATTAAATCAAATTTCGATTTGATTCCTACTAAATGGAATCTATAAGGATACAGAATTATATCTACAGTTCCGGTCAATCTTTCTTGTGTACTCTTTAGAAATTTTTCTATATCCCGCATAACGGGATCTAAGTATTGAGCTTCATGAAGTAACATACCATACCAATTGGATAATTGGTCCTTCCAATAAAGTTGCCATTTCGTAAGAATATGTTTTTCTAATAAATGATGAGCTTTGATAATAATAATTGCAGCTGAAGCTTCGAATGCAACTCTTCCTTTTATTCCCAAAATAGTATCTCCTATATGAATCCCTCTTCCTATAGCAAATTTTGAAGCAATTTTTTCAATTTTTATTATATTTTTGATAGCTTTTCCTTTTTCTTTATTCACACTTACTAATTCCCCCTTTTCAAATTCTAATTTTAAGTTTTCACTTTTTTTACTACTTAATTTTGTTGGATAAGCTTCTTCTGGAAAATCGTGATAAGAAGTAAGAGTTTCCTTTCCTCCTATACTAGTCCCCCAAATTCCTTTATTTATGGAATATTTAGCCTGATCCCAAGAAATAGAAACTCCTTTTTCTTTCAAATATTCAATTTCTTCTTTTCTAGATACTTTTCTATCTCTTATAGGAGATAAAGTTATTTTTTCTGGGCAAAGAATTTGAAAAGCTATATCAAATCTAATTTGATCATTCCCTGCTCCTGTACTTCCATGAGCAATTGCTTTTGCTTGAATAAAAGTAGCATATTGCGCAATCTTAATAGCCTGAAAAATTCTTTCGGAACTTGCTGAAAGTGGATAAGTATTATTTTTAAGAATATTTCCGAATATAAGATACTTTATACAATTATGATAGTATTCTTCTATAGCGTCAATAGTTTTGTGAGATTTAGATCCGATATTTAAAGCTCTTTCTTCAATTTTATCTAATTCATTTTTTTTAAAACCTCCTGTATTAATAATAACTGTATGAACTTCATATTTTTCTTGTATTAAATATTTTAAACAATAAGAGGTATCTAAACCACCACTATAAGCCAAAACAATTTTATCTCCAGTAGATAATAAATAATTTCTATCTTTTTTATAATCCTTATCTGTATTAGGATTGTATAAAAGACCTGTACATAAACACATTTTTCTATTATTTCTGGTTAATATATCAAAGTTTGCACAACTTGTACATCCTTTCCAAAACTTTTCTGAATGAGTCAATTCGCTAAATGAAACAGGTTTAAACCCTAATTCTGTATTTATTTTAATAACTGGATTGCTTGTTGTAATACTAAAAATTTTAGAATTTGGAAATTTTTTTCTAGAAAGGTTAAAAATTTCAATTTTAATAAATTTTGCCAATCCTTGCTTTCTAAATTCAGGGAAAACAATTAAACCAGAATTAACGACAAATTCTTCATTTTGAAAAGTTTCAAGATAACCAAATCCTGCCAATTTTTCGTCAAAAAAAGCAATGACCGAATTTCCATGAACCATTTTTAATTTAATATATTCTGGATCTTTTTTTGAAATTCCAGTTCCCCTAATTTCTGCCGATTCCTTAATCTTTTTACAAATTAAAGAAGCATATTTCGTATCCTCTTCATGAGATACTCTTACTTTTATTTTCATTTTTGTTTACAAAAAAACTCACTAAACTAAAAAAATGTGTTTTATTATTGTTATCTGTTGGTAATAAATAGTATGTATGAATAATACTTCATATATTTTACTTTATGACCAAGTACAAATTTAATAAAGTCTTTTTAATTTAAATCTTTATACATTTTTATTGAAAAGATTGATAAGTTTTAGTTTAAACTAAAATCTAATCCTTTTATTTTTTCTAATTTTTTTAATAAACTTGAATTAATATTAATTTCATATTTAACAGATTCAAAATTTAAAGAAAACTGACTCAGTTTATCATAAAGAACTATATTCAATTTTTTGTTTCCCATTTTTTTTTGAAGAAAAAGTTCTTCTATGTTGTTAATCAATTCACTATTTAAACTGTTTATATTAATTTTGATTATCAGTTTATGTACCAGTTTTTTGAAAACGTCTTGTAATTTTTCTATATGTAAGATCTTGATTTTGTATTTTTTATTAATAGAAAAACATAAATATAATGGATTGTTATGAATCATAATAGGTTCATATTTTAAATATTGTTTTCCATAAATTATGAATTCTTGAGAAGAAGAGTAATCTTCTAATGAAAAAATTCCATATTTTGTTCCATTTCTTATATATATTTTTTTTTCTATTTTTGATAAAATCCCACATGTATGTATTTCTTTTCCTACGAGGAAAGATTCTTTCTTTTTTAATTGTTCTAAAGATAGATTTGTGAAATACTTCATTTCATAATAAAAATCATCTAAAGGATGTGCAGAAATATAAATACCTAACACTTCTTTTTCTTTAAATAATTTAAATGTTTTATTCCACAAATTACATTTACTAATAATAGGTTTATCTATTTTTTTTTTTGTTTTTTGTAATTTGGATCCAAACCTAATAATTTTCTCTAGAGTACTTAATTTGTCATCAAATCCAATATGAAAATATTGTTCTCTTTCAAGATTAAAACTATCTAAAGATCCGGATAATATTAAACTTTCTAAAGTTTTTTTATTCACTACACGTAAGTCTATTCTTTTAACAAGATTAAAAATAGAGGTATAGGGTCCGTTTTTTTTTCTTTCTTGAAGAATGATTCTTACAGCATTTTTCCCAATCCCTTTTATTCCCGCAAGACCAAATCTAATCCGATCAGAATCAATTACTTTAAAAAAAGAATCACTTTCGTTTATATCTGGACTAATTACAGATAAATTCATTTTTTTACATTCTTCTATAAAAAAAGTAAGTTGTTTAATGTTATGCATATTATTGCTTAATACAGACCCCATATATTCACATGGAAAATGTGCTTTTAAATAAGCAGTTTGAAAAGCTATATATGCATAACATGTAGCATGGGATTTATTAAAAGCATAACAAGAAAAATATTCCCAATCTTTCCATATTTTTTCTAATATATTTTTAGGATAACCTTTCTTTATAGCTTGGTTAAGAAATACATTTTTCATTTTATTGAGACTTTCTTTTTGTTTCTTTCCCATAGCTATTCTAAGAATATCCGCTTCTCCTTTGCTAAAATCAGCTATTTTTTGGGCTATTAACATGACTTGTTCTTGATAAATTGTTATTCCATAAGTTTCTTTTAAAAACTCCTCCATTTCTGGTAAATCATAGGTTATAGCTTCTTTACCATGTTTTCTGGATATAAAATTAGGAATGTACTGTAAAGGACCTGGTCTATATAATGCTGTCATTGCAATTAAATCATCAAATTTATCAGGTTTTATCTGACGTAAATATTTCTGCATTCCTGTAGATTCATATTGAAAAATAGCGACAGTTTCTCCTTTTTGAAAAAGATGATAAGTTTTTTCATCTTTTAAAGAAAAAGAAAATGAGTGATTTTTCATATCAATATTTTCACGTCTTTTTTTGATAATATTTATGGTATCTTTAATAATAGTAAGAGTTTTTAATCCTAAAAAATCCATTTTTAATAAACCAGCATGTTCCACTACATGATTATCAAATTGTGTAAGTAATAAATCTGATTCTTTGGATATAGATACGGGAATATATTCTTGAATATCATTTGGACTTATTATAATACCGCAAGCATGTACTCCTGTACTTCTGATAGTTCCTTCTAAAATTTTTGCTTGCTGTAAAACTTTTCCTTCTAATAAATCTTTACTTTTAGCAATATTTCTCAATTTTTGTATATTATTCATCTCTTCTTTACTTATTCCTGATACATTTTTTTTATTAGATAAGATTGTTTTTAATGAAAGCATATTAGGAATCATTTTTGCGATACGATCAGTTTCTTTTAGAGATAAACCTAAAACACGTCCAGTATCTCTTATAGATGATTTAGCCCCCATTGTTGCATATGTTATAATTTGTGCTACTTGATGTTTACCATA
The sequence above is drawn from the Blattabacterium cuenoti genome and encodes:
- the dnaE gene encoding DNA polymerase III subunit alpha, with protein sequence MYLIVDTETTGLPVSYNLPITNVEDWPRIVQISWQNHDIIGDYTEFKSFIIKPDHYDIPFNAFKIHGITNEKADKYGVDLSFVLNEFKKSLDKSQCLIGHNLDFDIKVIKCEFFRKKISVSFLKKKLLDTKVISTSYCKLSGIGKRLKWPTLSELYQKLFGEKITNLHNASNDVKATARSFLELLRIGVISHQDIGVKEDVILNFRKKNTKKISSSMVFFKEKDNHIPFLSSRKEKKIFIKNNDAILKDKLKKKKYSHIHNHTYFSILYSTMNIQSLIERAIHFNMSAVGITDYGNMMGSFHFLNAIHSTNKKYYPEKSIKGIVGCEVFISDNYSQKKFTKEEPDKRYQQVFLSKNKKGYHNLSKLCSLGFTKGFYAGIPRIGKKLIEKYKENLIALTGDLNAEIPYTILNYGERKAEKIFLWWKDLFGDDFYIELLRHGLEEEDYVNDILLKFSKKYHVKYIIQNNTFYLDKKEANAHDILLCIKNAEKQLTPIGKGRGYRFGFPNHEFYFKSTEEMKEIFFDIPESFDFLEELVSKIESYHLSNKILLPKFQIPKSFEDPIDKTDGGNRGENRYLKKITFDGAKKRYKNITKKIEERIFFELKTIEKIGYPGYFLIVHNFISQARKMNISVGPGRGSVAGSIIAYCIGITNIDPIKYHLLFERFLNPDRISLPDIDIDFDDKGREKIIEWVVQKYGKHQVAQIITYATMGAKSSIRDTGRVLGLSLKETDRIAKMIPNMLSLKTILSNKKNVSGISKEEMNNIQKLRNIAKSKDLLEGKVLQQAKILEGTIRSTGVHACGIIISPNDIQEYIPVSISKESDLLLTQFDNHVVEHAGLLKMDFLGLKTLTIIKDTINIIKKRRENIDMKNHSFSFSLKDEKTYHLFQKGETVAIFQYESTGMQKYLRQIKPDKFDDLIAMTALYRPGPLQYIPNFISRKHGKEAITYDLPEMEEFLKETYGITIYQEQVMLIAQKIADFSKGEADILRIAMGKKQKESLNKMKNVFLNQAIKKGYPKNILEKIWKDWEYFSCYAFNKSHATCYAYIAFQTAYLKAHFPCEYMGSVLSNNMHNIKQLTFFIEECKKMNLSVISPDINESDSFFKVIDSDRIRFGLAGIKGIGKNAVRIILQERKKNGPYTSIFNLVKRIDLRVVNKKTLESLILSGSLDSFNLEREQYFHIGFDDKLSTLEKIIRFGSKLQKTKKKIDKPIISKCNLWNKTFKLFKEKEVLGIYISAHPLDDFYYEMKYFTNLSLEQLKKKESFLVGKEIHTCGILSKIEKKIYIRNGTKYGIFSLEDYSSSQEFIIYGKQYLKYEPIMIHNNPLYLCFSINKKYKIKILHIEKLQDVFKKLVHKLIIKININSLNSELINNIEELFLQKKMGNKKLNIVLYDKLSQFSLNFESVKYEININSSLLKKLEKIKGLDFSLN